From Luteolibacter arcticus, one genomic window encodes:
- a CDS encoding family 43 glycosylhydrolase, which translates to MLVRFAVSLVAISGLLRAAPALPFKADFSSFPATPWQTHGGEWTAANGELHVKGGAGPKVAIDGLVAGDFQLDVELRPEVDGAQAGVVFRASDVAEGVDAFRGYYAGIRAGQNLVMWGATDPKWRSIAARPFEVKAKQWYHLRLRVAGNNTKIFVDAEPITDVTWPVFDGIDAAFTKGSIALRALDGDASFRNLKIAAYRPAPITNGYTNPVQAGCADPVVLRHGGKYYAYTTYTPDFPRMPRGIRLYTSENLVNWKDEGFALKNEDSWGDSRFWAPDIVEKDGTFFLYYAADERMCVATAKSPTGPFRQEKQQPIDPVSIKIDGHVFTDDDGLRYFYYVSFGDGNEIWGGKLNNDMTSVDPTTLKLMVKPDQAWERHQWPVTEGPEILKHKGTYYLTYSGSHFENPEYAVGYATSDNPLGPWKKFGSNPVMKSTAYAHGTAHHCFVKSPDGKETFIVYHRHNTLEKTEPRALSIDRVRFVSDPAGGPDILQIHGPTSSPQPLPSGAR; encoded by the coding sequence ATGCTTGTCCGTTTTGCCGTTTCGCTTGTCGCCATCTCCGGCCTCCTCAGGGCCGCGCCGGCACTGCCCTTCAAGGCTGACTTCTCCAGCTTTCCCGCCACCCCCTGGCAGACCCATGGCGGCGAATGGACTGCTGCCAATGGCGAGCTTCACGTCAAGGGAGGCGCCGGGCCGAAAGTGGCGATCGACGGGCTGGTGGCGGGCGACTTTCAACTCGATGTCGAACTTCGCCCGGAAGTCGATGGTGCCCAAGCGGGCGTGGTGTTCCGTGCGTCCGATGTTGCCGAAGGGGTCGATGCCTTCCGTGGTTACTACGCGGGAATCCGGGCCGGTCAGAATCTGGTGATGTGGGGCGCCACCGATCCGAAGTGGCGCTCGATCGCGGCGCGTCCGTTCGAAGTGAAAGCGAAGCAATGGTATCACCTGCGTCTGAGGGTTGCAGGGAACAACACGAAGATCTTTGTCGATGCCGAGCCGATTACCGATGTGACTTGGCCGGTCTTCGATGGCATCGATGCTGCGTTTACGAAGGGAAGCATCGCCTTGCGCGCCCTCGATGGAGACGCGTCGTTCCGCAATCTCAAGATTGCGGCCTATCGTCCTGCTCCGATCACTAACGGCTACACCAATCCGGTCCAGGCCGGTTGTGCCGATCCGGTGGTGCTGCGCCACGGCGGCAAGTACTACGCTTATACGACTTACACCCCGGACTTCCCACGCATGCCCCGTGGCATCCGGCTTTACACCTCTGAAAACCTGGTCAATTGGAAAGACGAGGGCTTCGCGCTGAAGAATGAAGACAGCTGGGGAGATTCGCGCTTCTGGGCACCGGACATCGTCGAGAAGGACGGCACGTTCTTCCTCTACTACGCCGCGGACGAGCGGATGTGCGTGGCCACTGCGAAGTCGCCGACGGGTCCCTTCCGCCAGGAGAAGCAGCAGCCGATCGATCCGGTCAGCATCAAGATCGATGGCCACGTCTTCACCGACGACGATGGGCTGCGCTACTTCTACTACGTCTCCTTCGGCGACGGGAACGAGATCTGGGGCGGCAAGCTCAACAACGACATGACGAGCGTCGATCCGACCACGCTGAAGCTCATGGTGAAACCCGACCAAGCGTGGGAAAGGCACCAGTGGCCGGTCACCGAAGGCCCGGAGATCCTGAAGCATAAGGGCACCTACTACCTCACCTACTCCGGCAGCCATTTCGAGAACCCAGAGTATGCTGTAGGCTACGCGACCTCCGACAACCCGCTCGGCCCGTGGAAGAAGTTTGGCTCCAACCCGGTGATGAAATCGACTGCCTACGCCCACGGCACGGCGCACCACTGCTTCGTCAAGTCACCGGACGGGAAGGAAACCTTCATCGTCTATCACCGGCACAACACGCTGGAGAAAACCGAACCGCGCGCGCTTTCGATCGATCGCGTGCGCTTTGTCTCTGATCCAGCCGGTGGCCCGGACATCCTGCAGATCCACGGCCCGACCTCGTCGCCGCAGCCGCTGCCTTCGGGCGCGCGTTGA
- a CDS encoding 3' terminal RNA ribose 2'-O-methyltransferase Hen1, whose product MQLHLTNRTPAATELGHLLHKHPARCHGVELAFGQATVFYPEASAEACTAVLAVEVDPVGLVRSEGARQGGWALGQYVNDRPYAASSFLSVAISRVFGTALNGRCTKRPELVEKPLDLEARLPVVQAPEGMLEKLFAPLGYAVESRRLPLELAFPEWGESRYHELTLRATMPLHVLLKHLFVLIPALDRDKHYWVGREEIDKLLEKGEGWLAGHPEREWIVRRYLKYQNRLTREALERLAPEPEEEDDENEEAADTGTEPAVERKISLHDIRLDRVAEAITALDPKSVIDLGCGEGRLLGRLLKGTGIPKVLGMDVSSRALEIALERLDRMPPSRREGRLELFLGSLIYRDSRLRGHDVAALVEVIEHLDPDRLESLEEVVFADAAPRTVFVTTPNREYNVLFEGMKPGALRHGDHRFEWTRAEFREWAERVAAEHGYAVSFEPLGEEHVEHGPPSQMAVFVQGN is encoded by the coding sequence GTGCAGCTCCACCTGACCAATCGAACTCCCGCCGCCACCGAGCTCGGCCACTTGCTGCACAAGCATCCGGCGCGCTGCCACGGGGTCGAGCTGGCGTTCGGGCAGGCCACGGTCTTTTATCCGGAGGCCTCGGCGGAGGCTTGCACCGCCGTGCTCGCGGTGGAGGTGGACCCAGTCGGCTTGGTTCGTTCGGAGGGCGCGCGTCAGGGTGGCTGGGCGCTAGGACAGTATGTGAACGACCGGCCTTACGCTGCGTCGTCGTTCCTTTCCGTGGCGATCTCGCGGGTCTTCGGCACGGCGCTCAATGGCCGCTGCACCAAGCGGCCGGAGCTGGTGGAAAAGCCGCTCGATCTCGAAGCCCGGCTGCCGGTCGTGCAAGCGCCGGAAGGAATGTTAGAGAAGCTGTTCGCGCCGCTCGGCTATGCGGTGGAAAGCCGGCGCTTGCCGCTGGAGCTCGCATTTCCGGAATGGGGCGAGAGTCGTTATCACGAGCTGACTTTGAGAGCCACGATGCCGTTGCACGTGTTGCTGAAGCACCTCTTCGTGCTCATTCCAGCGCTGGATCGCGACAAGCACTACTGGGTCGGCCGTGAGGAGATCGACAAGCTGCTCGAGAAGGGCGAGGGATGGCTCGCCGGCCATCCCGAGCGCGAGTGGATCGTCCGCCGCTACCTGAAATACCAGAATCGCCTGACGCGCGAGGCGCTCGAACGGCTCGCGCCGGAGCCCGAGGAGGAGGACGACGAGAACGAGGAAGCGGCGGACACCGGCACCGAGCCGGCCGTCGAGCGGAAGATCTCGCTACACGACATTCGCCTCGACCGTGTCGCAGAGGCGATCACCGCGCTCGATCCGAAATCGGTCATCGACTTGGGATGTGGCGAAGGCCGGCTGTTAGGCCGGCTGCTGAAAGGCACCGGGATTCCGAAAGTCCTTGGCATGGACGTTTCCAGCCGCGCGCTGGAGATTGCCCTTGAGCGCCTCGATCGCATGCCGCCATCGCGACGGGAAGGCCGGCTGGAACTTTTCCTCGGCTCGCTGATCTATCGGGATTCGCGGCTGCGCGGTCACGATGTGGCGGCTTTGGTGGAAGTGATCGAACACCTCGACCCAGATCGGTTGGAATCGCTTGAGGAAGTCGTGTTCGCGGATGCCGCGCCGCGCACCGTTTTCGTCACGACTCCGAATCGCGAGTACAACGTGCTCTTTGAAGGCATGAAGCCGGGAGCGTTGCGCCACGGCGACCACCGCTTCGAGTGGACGCGTGCGGAGTTCCGCGAATGGGCGGAACGTGTCGCTGCAGAGCATGGCTACGCGGTGAGCTTCGAGCCGTTGGGCGAGGAACATGTGGAACATGGGCCTCCGAGCCAGATGGCGGTGTTCGTTCAGGGAAATTGA
- a CDS encoding TA system VapC family ribonuclease toxin, whose protein sequence is MIALLDISVLIARADPGHQFHARAGAWLRRQKQLEIASCPLTENGFLRIYGHPSYPGGPGSPEGAAKDLAILRNRSDHRFLPDSVSLLDRSISLSGSGVSQLTDLYLLALAVHHSAQFVTLDHRIPAQLVQGGKSSLIVIPR, encoded by the coding sequence ATGATCGCCTTGCTGGACATCAGCGTGCTGATCGCGCGGGCGGACCCGGGGCACCAGTTTCATGCACGCGCAGGCGCATGGCTGCGGAGACAAAAACAGCTTGAAATTGCCTCCTGCCCGCTCACCGAAAATGGCTTCCTCCGCATCTACGGGCATCCATCGTATCCGGGCGGTCCGGGGTCGCCTGAGGGGGCGGCGAAGGATCTGGCCATTCTCAGGAACCGGAGCGACCACCGGTTTCTTCCCGACTCCGTTTCCCTGCTGGATCGTTCCATTTCATTGTCCGGCAGCGGTGTCTCACAACTGACCGACCTTTACCTGCTGGCCCTCGCGGTCCACCACTCGGCTCAGTTCGTGACCTTGGATCACCGGATTCCGGCGCAGCTCGTGCAAGGCGGCAAGTCCTCGCTGATCGTGATTCCTCGATGA
- a CDS encoding polynucleotide kinase-phosphatase yields the protein MTLRIPELSLVLLVGPSGSGKSTFARKHFKPTEVVSSDVCRGMVSDDDNDQSVTPQAFELLYFILRQRLALGRLTVVDATNLNPEDRARLVAIAREYHALPAAIVFRIDEKICHERNAQRPDRDFGPQVIKRQFGQLRRGLRGLKTEGFRNVVNFRSPEEVDAVEAIVREPLWNNRKHDHGPFDIVGDVHGCYDELRTLLEQLGYTVEHHVARHPEGRRLVFVGDLVDRGPDSPNVLRLVMASVNAGTAICVPGNHDMKFLRWLNGKKVQPTHGLAETIAQLEADPIDRRDLIAFLDSLVSHFVFDDGKLVVAHAGLKESMQGRGSGKVREFCLYGDTTGERDEYGLPERLDWARDYRGKALVVYGHTPFAEPRWLNHTVNIDTGCCFGGALTALRYPAMETVSVPALRTYAESVRPLFSDTADAQLAHDQVLDLDDLRGKRQLHTTLRPNVTVREENVLAALEVMSRFAVDPRWLIYLPPTMSPCGTSDREGWLERPEEAFHYYIQQGVTSVVCEEKHMGSRAVAVVCRDPSVAISRFGLRQEKRGVIYTRTGRPFFNDAALERALLDRLAGALENAGLWDELTTDWLCLDCELMPWSVKARELIQSQYAAVAAAGEAHAAMLSSVLEKAIAGDHLEAEAKSMLTPMFERSQARAGMLDRYRRAYRHYCWDVVSLEDLKLAPFHFLAAESGAFHHRDHLWHMAMAERLQAADPALFPSTRWRELDLADDAAVAEAILWWETLTESGGEGMVVKPRDFVTRGSRGLVQPAVKCRGREYLRIIYGPEYDAPEHLSRLRQRGLGHKRSMAEREFVLGLEALDRFTARRPLREVHECVLAVLAMESEPVDPRL from the coding sequence ATGACACTCCGCATTCCCGAGCTTTCCCTTGTCCTCCTCGTCGGTCCATCCGGGTCGGGGAAGTCCACGTTTGCGCGGAAGCATTTCAAGCCGACCGAGGTGGTGTCGTCGGACGTCTGCCGCGGGATGGTTTCGGATGACGACAATGACCAGTCCGTCACTCCGCAGGCTTTCGAGCTGCTCTATTTCATCCTGCGCCAGCGGCTGGCGCTTGGAAGGCTCACGGTGGTGGATGCCACCAATCTTAATCCTGAGGACCGGGCTCGGCTGGTGGCCATTGCCCGCGAATATCACGCGCTGCCGGCGGCCATTGTCTTCCGCATCGACGAGAAAATCTGCCACGAGCGGAATGCGCAGCGGCCGGATCGCGATTTCGGTCCGCAGGTGATCAAGCGCCAGTTCGGCCAACTCCGGCGCGGCTTGCGCGGGCTGAAGACCGAAGGATTCCGAAACGTGGTCAACTTCCGCAGTCCGGAGGAAGTCGATGCCGTGGAAGCGATCGTGCGCGAACCGCTGTGGAACAACCGCAAGCACGATCACGGTCCCTTCGACATCGTGGGTGACGTGCATGGCTGCTACGATGAGCTTCGTACTTTGCTCGAGCAGCTCGGCTATACCGTGGAGCATCATGTCGCCCGTCATCCGGAAGGACGGCGGCTGGTGTTCGTGGGCGACCTGGTGGACCGCGGGCCGGACTCGCCGAATGTCCTGCGGCTGGTGATGGCCTCGGTGAATGCCGGCACGGCGATCTGTGTGCCGGGGAACCACGACATGAAGTTCCTGCGCTGGCTGAATGGAAAGAAGGTTCAGCCGACTCACGGCTTGGCCGAGACCATTGCCCAGCTCGAAGCCGATCCCATCGATCGCCGCGACCTGATCGCGTTCCTCGACAGCCTGGTGAGCCACTTCGTCTTCGACGATGGCAAGCTGGTGGTCGCCCATGCGGGCTTGAAGGAAAGCATGCAGGGCCGCGGCTCCGGCAAGGTGCGCGAGTTCTGCCTCTATGGCGACACGACCGGCGAGCGCGATGAATACGGCCTGCCCGAGCGGCTTGACTGGGCGCGCGACTATCGGGGCAAGGCGCTGGTTGTTTATGGCCACACGCCTTTTGCCGAGCCGCGCTGGCTGAACCACACCGTGAATATCGATACCGGTTGCTGTTTTGGTGGTGCGCTCACGGCATTGCGTTACCCCGCGATGGAAACGGTCTCGGTGCCTGCCCTCAGGACTTACGCGGAATCGGTGCGACCGCTGTTTTCCGATACGGCCGATGCCCAACTCGCGCACGACCAGGTGCTCGATCTGGATGACTTGCGCGGCAAGCGCCAGCTCCATACCACCCTGCGACCGAACGTGACGGTGCGGGAAGAGAACGTGCTCGCCGCGCTGGAAGTGATGAGCCGCTTCGCCGTGGATCCGCGCTGGCTGATCTATCTGCCGCCGACGATGTCGCCGTGCGGCACCAGTGATCGCGAAGGTTGGCTGGAGCGTCCGGAGGAAGCCTTTCACTACTACATCCAGCAAGGTGTCACCTCCGTGGTCTGTGAGGAAAAGCACATGGGCTCCCGCGCCGTGGCGGTGGTCTGCCGTGATCCCTCGGTCGCCATCTCACGCTTCGGCCTGCGGCAGGAGAAACGCGGCGTGATCTACACCCGGACCGGACGACCGTTCTTCAACGACGCGGCTCTGGAGCGAGCGTTGCTCGATCGATTGGCGGGTGCGCTGGAGAACGCCGGCTTGTGGGATGAATTGACGACCGACTGGCTGTGCCTCGACTGCGAGCTGATGCCGTGGTCGGTGAAGGCGCGCGAACTCATCCAATCGCAGTATGCTGCTGTCGCCGCTGCGGGAGAGGCCCACGCCGCCATGCTTTCGTCCGTGCTGGAGAAGGCGATCGCTGGCGATCACCTCGAAGCGGAAGCGAAGTCGATGCTCACCCCGATGTTCGAGCGGAGCCAAGCCCGTGCAGGGATGCTCGATCGCTATCGTCGCGCTTACCGGCACTATTGCTGGGACGTCGTGAGCTTGGAAGATCTCAAGCTGGCGCCGTTCCATTTCCTCGCTGCCGAAAGTGGCGCATTCCACCACCGCGATCACCTGTGGCACATGGCCATGGCGGAGCGACTCCAAGCCGCCGATCCGGCGCTCTTTCCGTCCACCCGCTGGCGCGAACTGGATCTGGCGGACGACGCGGCGGTTGCAGAGGCCATCCTATGGTGGGAGACGCTCACAGAAAGCGGCGGCGAGGGGATGGTGGTAAAGCCGCGCGACTTCGTGACTAGGGGTTCGCGCGGGCTCGTGCAGCCGGCGGTGAAATGCCGCGGCCGTGAGTATCTGAGAATCATCTACGGTCCGGAATATGATGCCCCGGAACACTTGAGCCGTCTCAGGCAGCGGGGTCTCGGGCACAAGCGGTCAATGGCTGAACGCGAGTTCGTGCTAGGCCTCGAAGCCCTAGATCGTTTCACGGCGCGCCGTCCACTGCGCGAGGTGCACGAGTGTGTCCTTGCGGTGCTGGCAATGGAGAGCGAGCCGGTGGATCCGCGGCTCTGA
- a CDS encoding pyridoxal-phosphate-dependent aminotransferase family protein translates to MHIPERILMGPGPSTVPSRILRAMASPTLGHLDPRYIEIMDSVCVKLRKVFETENALTFPVSATGMAGMECVVTNLMEPGDEAIVCVNGVFGSRMVDVMERAGVTVHRLDAPWGETFSLEILADAIERHPKAKALGIVHAETSTGAHQPLEGLAELLHEAGMLLIVDAVTSLAGHPLKVDDLGIDAVYSGTQKCLSCPPGLSPVSFSPRAVEVTEARKTKVQSWYFDVSMLKDYYKGSGKRAYHHTAPVNMIYALHEALTIVLEEGLEARQARHARLHRRLRAGLESMGIQYVPARSLHTLNCIHIPEGADDAAVRAKLLDEYSIEIGAGLGPFAGKAWRIGLMGHSATQANVDLVLAALVDCLE, encoded by the coding sequence ATGCACATCCCCGAACGCATCCTGATGGGCCCCGGCCCGAGCACCGTGCCGTCCCGCATCCTCCGCGCCATGGCCTCGCCGACCCTGGGCCACCTCGACCCACGCTACATCGAGATCATGGACTCGGTTTGCGTAAAGCTGCGCAAGGTCTTCGAAACCGAGAACGCGCTCACCTTCCCCGTCTCCGCCACCGGCATGGCCGGCATGGAATGCGTGGTCACGAACCTGATGGAGCCGGGCGACGAGGCGATCGTGTGCGTCAATGGAGTCTTCGGCAGCCGCATGGTCGATGTGATGGAGCGCGCCGGCGTCACCGTGCACCGGCTCGATGCGCCGTGGGGTGAAACCTTTTCGCTCGAAATACTGGCCGATGCCATCGAACGGCATCCGAAGGCGAAGGCGCTCGGCATTGTTCACGCCGAGACCTCCACCGGCGCCCACCAGCCGCTGGAAGGACTCGCGGAACTCCTTCACGAGGCCGGCATGCTGCTCATCGTCGACGCCGTCACTTCGCTCGCCGGTCATCCGCTCAAGGTCGATGATTTGGGTATCGATGCGGTTTACTCCGGCACGCAGAAATGCCTGTCTTGTCCGCCGGGACTATCGCCGGTGTCTTTCTCGCCGCGCGCGGTCGAGGTGACCGAAGCCCGCAAGACCAAGGTGCAGAGCTGGTACTTCGACGTCTCCATGCTCAAGGACTACTACAAGGGTAGTGGCAAGCGCGCCTACCATCACACCGCTCCGGTGAACATGATCTACGCCCTCCACGAGGCGCTGACGATCGTGCTGGAGGAAGGGCTGGAAGCCCGCCAGGCGCGGCACGCACGCCTTCACCGGCGGTTGCGCGCCGGGCTGGAGTCCATGGGCATCCAGTATGTGCCGGCGCGCTCGCTGCACACGCTGAACTGCATCCACATTCCCGAAGGCGCGGACGATGCGGCAGTGCGCGCCAAGCTGCTGGACGAGTACTCGATCGAAATCGGCGCAGGTCTCGGGCCTTTCGCCGGGAAAGCCTGGCGGATCGGCCTGATGGGCCACTCCGCGACCCAGGCGAATGTCGATCTTGTGCTCGCAGCGCTGGTGGATTGCCTGGAATGA
- a CDS encoding metal-dependent hydrolase yields the protein MDSLTQAALGAVVGELVLGRQLGRRAIAWGALFGTLPDLDVVFDWILPTAWGLVMHRGISHSLILIGLLTWLLAKPLAKRWKKDKVTSKRAAWFVFLTWGTHVLIDVFTVYGTGVLDPLPVPRLSTDNISIIDPLFTIPLVVAVIIGLFVKPKEWKKGKGIRSAAWCLGISSFYVILSIWAKFSVSQAVEADLAKRGVTYQRKMEAPTIFNILLWRALVDRPGEIWIGYRSIFDASGEPIRWTVVPKGEDIAARHADAREVKIVKWFSKGWWIARESADGVWLADLRFAEMRTWDERGVAFRFPFTWTYQPDGTKDRLRTHQREARDPGEMLRRMGRRISGENAAWEGNPRLIGQYLALQEYLSSH from the coding sequence GTGGATTCGCTCACCCAGGCAGCACTCGGCGCGGTGGTTGGCGAGCTGGTGCTTGGCCGCCAGCTCGGCCGGCGTGCGATTGCGTGGGGCGCGCTGTTCGGCACGCTGCCGGATCTGGATGTCGTGTTCGACTGGATCCTCCCCACCGCATGGGGTTTGGTCATGCATCGCGGCATATCGCATTCGCTGATCCTCATCGGGCTGCTGACCTGGCTGCTTGCCAAGCCGTTGGCGAAGCGCTGGAAAAAGGACAAGGTCACGTCGAAGCGCGCCGCGTGGTTCGTCTTCCTGACGTGGGGAACGCATGTGCTGATCGACGTGTTCACGGTCTACGGCACCGGCGTGCTCGATCCGCTTCCGGTGCCACGGCTTTCGACCGACAATATTTCCATCATCGATCCGCTGTTCACCATCCCGCTGGTGGTGGCGGTCATCATCGGCCTGTTCGTGAAGCCGAAGGAGTGGAAGAAGGGCAAGGGCATCCGTTCGGCCGCGTGGTGCCTGGGGATCAGCTCGTTCTACGTCATCCTTAGTATTTGGGCGAAGTTCTCGGTGAGCCAGGCGGTCGAGGCCGATCTGGCGAAGCGCGGCGTCACCTATCAGCGGAAGATGGAAGCTCCCACGATCTTCAACATCCTCCTCTGGCGCGCGCTGGTCGATCGACCGGGTGAGATTTGGATCGGCTACCGCTCGATCTTCGATGCCAGTGGCGAGCCGATCCGCTGGACGGTGGTGCCGAAGGGCGAGGACATCGCCGCGAGGCACGCCGACGCCCGCGAGGTGAAAATCGTGAAATGGTTTTCCAAAGGGTGGTGGATCGCCCGTGAATCAGCCGACGGCGTTTGGCTGGCCGACCTGCGCTTCGCGGAGATGCGGACTTGGGACGAGCGCGGTGTAGCGTTTCGCTTTCCCTTCACCTGGACGTATCAGCCGGACGGCACCAAAGACCGCTTGCGCACTCATCAGCGGGAGGCTCGCGATCCCGGCGAAATGCTGCGCCGCATGGGCCGCCGGATCAGCGGGGAGAATGCCGCGTGGGAGGGCAATCCGCGGTTGATCGGCCAGTATCTGGCATTGCAGGAGTACTTGAGTAGCCACTGA
- a CDS encoding bifunctional metallophosphatase/5'-nucleotidase: MQDHVFTALSRRRFLATGGALLGSSLLGAAETSRRGKTISIFHTTDLHGRILPTENYDGLGDLGGFARCATQIRRWRKELPDSLLVDIGDLYQGTPVSLQNDGKLMIGLFDALGYDAWVLGNHDLDWGRGIVEGALDLSKAPVLTANLTVDGKVPAEAGGAWKKVRPWMVREVGGFRIGLIGLITPGLPNWLTPGTLGGVAAVDPIESLKKCLTEIQAEKPDAIVVLGHMGWRLQDDFANPVREILAETQGVDVYLAGHSHQDQPSWMNGRVLCSQASYYGIHCGRIDLTFDMESRRLLEKRAFTVLMDSRFELDPEVMELSKAEFAKAEAEMKRKVCTVATPVEGGARGSRTSQLFCEAFADALRKAGAPVDGVFHGVFVKDGIPAGELTVEDCWKLLPYENGLLVADLTAADLWDILSEDDKQRTLWPFETAADGTGLLFQGKPLEPDKRYRIAFNTYDGQSGGGRLLKLREILNRPESKRTETKVATRAALIDFLSERKVLE, encoded by the coding sequence ATGCAGGATCACGTGTTCACCGCGCTCAGCCGCCGCCGCTTTTTGGCGACCGGCGGGGCTTTACTCGGTTCGAGCCTGCTGGGAGCCGCTGAGACGTCGCGGCGCGGCAAGACCATCTCGATCTTCCACACTACCGATCTCCACGGACGTATCCTGCCCACGGAGAATTACGATGGCCTCGGCGACCTCGGCGGCTTCGCCCGTTGCGCGACCCAGATCCGCCGCTGGCGGAAAGAGCTTCCGGACTCGCTGCTCGTCGATATCGGCGACCTCTATCAGGGCACGCCGGTCAGCTTGCAGAACGATGGTAAGCTCATGATCGGGCTCTTCGATGCCCTTGGCTATGACGCGTGGGTTTTGGGCAACCACGACCTCGACTGGGGCCGCGGTATCGTGGAAGGCGCGCTCGATCTTTCCAAAGCGCCGGTCCTCACCGCCAATCTCACGGTCGATGGCAAGGTTCCCGCTGAAGCCGGCGGCGCATGGAAGAAGGTCCGCCCGTGGATGGTTCGCGAAGTCGGCGGCTTTCGCATCGGGCTCATCGGGCTGATCACGCCTGGCCTGCCGAACTGGCTCACGCCGGGCACGCTGGGCGGGGTTGCGGCAGTGGACCCTATCGAGTCGTTGAAGAAATGCCTCACGGAGATCCAGGCGGAGAAACCGGATGCCATCGTCGTGCTCGGGCACATGGGCTGGCGCCTTCAGGACGACTTCGCCAATCCGGTGCGTGAGATCTTGGCCGAAACGCAAGGCGTGGACGTCTACCTCGCCGGCCACAGCCATCAGGACCAGCCATCGTGGATGAATGGCCGCGTGCTGTGCAGCCAGGCGAGCTACTACGGCATTCACTGCGGACGCATCGATCTCACCTTCGACATGGAAAGCCGACGCTTGTTAGAGAAGCGGGCATTCACCGTGCTGATGGACTCGCGCTTCGAACTCGACCCCGAGGTGATGGAACTTTCCAAGGCCGAATTCGCAAAGGCCGAGGCTGAAATGAAGCGCAAGGTGTGCACCGTGGCGACGCCCGTTGAAGGCGGTGCCCGGGGGAGCAGGACTTCACAACTTTTCTGCGAGGCCTTCGCCGATGCGCTGAGGAAGGCCGGCGCGCCGGTCGATGGTGTCTTCCATGGCGTCTTCGTGAAGGACGGCATTCCCGCCGGTGAGTTGACCGTGGAGGATTGCTGGAAGCTATTGCCTTACGAGAACGGCCTTCTTGTCGCCGATCTGACCGCCGCGGATCTTTGGGACATCCTATCGGAGGACGACAAGCAGCGGACGCTTTGGCCTTTCGAGACTGCGGCCGATGGCACCGGCTTGCTTTTCCAAGGGAAGCCACTCGAGCCCGACAAACGCTACCGGATTGCCTTCAATACCTACGACGGGCAGTCTGGCGGCGGGCGGCTTCTCAAGCTTCGCGAAATCCTCAATCGTCCGGAGAGCAAGCGCACCGAGACCAAGGTCGCGACCCGTGCGGCGCTGATCGATTTTCTTTCGGAGCGGAAGGTGCTGGAGTAG